The Streptomyces sp. NBC_00576 genome contains the following window.
ACCCGCAATCGCGGCGCCGCGCTGCTGCGCCTCAAGCAGACCTACACCGCCGCCGGACTACGGCTGACCGACGACGAACTGCCCGACCACCTCTGCGTCGTCCTGGAGTTCGCCGCCACCGGCGACCCCCAAACAGGCCGACGCCTCCTCACCGAGCACCGGGCCGGACTGGAACTGCTGCGCCTGGCACTGCGCGACGCGCGATCCGCCTGGGCCGACGTCCTGGACTCCGTATCGGCGACCCTGCCCCCACTGGCCGGCGACGAACGCGAGGCCGTCGCCAAGCTCGCCGCCCAGGGACCGCCCGAGGAACAGGTGGGCCTCGCGCCGTTCGCACCACCGGCCAGTAGAGAGTTCGGGAGCATGCCCGCCCCGGTCGGTGGAGGCCGGTCATGACCCCGGACGCGGACGCGCTCGACGTCGTGCTGTGGGTCGTCCTGCCGTACATCGCGCTGACCCTGTTCATCGCCGGCCATGTCTGGCGCTACCGCTACGACAAGTTCGGCTGGACCACCCGGTCCAGCCAGCTGTACGAGAGCCGGCTGCTGCGCATCGGCAGCCCGCTGTTCCACTTCGGGGTCCTGGCGGTGGTGCTCGGCCACATCGGCGGACTGGTGATCCCGAAGGGCTGGACCGAAGCCATCGGCGTCAGTGAGCACGCCTACCACCTCATGGCCACCGGCCTGGGGACCATCGCCGGTGCCGCCACCCTGGCCGGGCTCGCCATCCTCGTCTACCGCCGACGTACGGTCGGGTCGGTGTTCAGCGCCACCACCCGCAACGACAAGCTCATGTACGTCATGCTCACCCTGACCCTGGCGCTGGGGCTGTCCGCCACCGTGGTCAGCAACATCATCGGCGGAGGCTACGACTACCGCACCACCATCTCGCCCTGGTTCCGGTCGGTCTTCTATCTGCACCCCGACCCCGCGCTGATGTCCGGTGCGCCACTGCTGTTCCGCCTGCACGCGCTCAGCGCCCTGCTGCTGTTCGGCGTCTGGCCGTTCACCCGGCTGGTGCACATGCTCACCGCACCGCTCGGTTACCTCACCCGCCCGTACATCGTCTATCGCAGCCGGGACGCGCAGTTGGGCTCCCGCACACCTCGGCGCGGATGGGAACGCACCTGATGGACACCCACCACAACGGTCCTGCCCGGCCTCCCGAGGCACACCTGTCCGCCGGTGAGGTCACCAACCTGTCGGCCATGGGGGAGGAGTTGCTCGCCGATGCCAGGTCCGCGCACTCCGGAAGCTCC
Protein-coding sequences here:
- the narJ gene encoding nitrate reductase molybdenum cofactor assembly chaperone; its protein translation is MTREGTARNPAAWQVQSLLLGYPDERLLEQVPLVRAVTETLPDRVAEPLRRFLRHLDRTPATDLAADYVTTFDHRKRNCLFLTYYAHGDTRNRGAALLRLKQTYTAAGLRLTDDELPDHLCVVLEFAATGDPQTGRRLLTEHRAGLELLRLALRDARSAWADVLDSVSATLPPLAGDEREAVAKLAAQGPPEEQVGLAPFAPPASREFGSMPAPVGGGRS
- the narI gene encoding respiratory nitrate reductase subunit gamma, which codes for MTPDADALDVVLWVVLPYIALTLFIAGHVWRYRYDKFGWTTRSSQLYESRLLRIGSPLFHFGVLAVVLGHIGGLVIPKGWTEAIGVSEHAYHLMATGLGTIAGAATLAGLAILVYRRRTVGSVFSATTRNDKLMYVMLTLTLALGLSATVVSNIIGGGYDYRTTISPWFRSVFYLHPDPALMSGAPLLFRLHALSALLLFGVWPFTRLVHMLTAPLGYLTRPYIVYRSRDAQLGSRTPRRGWERT